The genomic window AGCGCAGCTCCACCCGTTCGGGCGACAGATAGTCCATGCCGCCCAACTCGCCGCGGCGCGACTGGCACAGCTCCATGATCGTGCCGACGAACTCGCTCGGCGCGATGACCGTCGTCTTCACCACCGGCTCGAACACCGAACGGATCTTGCCTTCGGGCCAGTCCGACGGGTTGGTCACCACGATCTCGCTGCCGTCCTCTTTGATCACCCGGTACACAACGTTCGGCGACGTCGAGATCAGGTCCAGGTCGAACTCGCGCTCGAGGCGCTCGCGGGTGATCTCCATGTGCAGCAGGCCCAGGAACCCGCACCGGAACCCGAACCCCAGCGCCACCGATGTCTCCGGCTCGTAGGTCAGCGCGGCGTCGTTGAGTTGCAGCTTGTCCAGCGCGTCGCGCAGGTCCGGGTAGTCCGATCCGTCGACGGGATACAGGCCCGAATAGACCATCGGCTTCGGCTCGCGGTAGCCCGTCAACGCTTCCTTGGCGCCGTGGCGGGCCGTGGTCACGGTGTCCCCGACCTTGGACTGGCGGACGTCCTTCACGCCGGTGATCAGGTAGCCGACCTCCCCGACTCCCAGGCCCGCGCTGGGCTTCGGCTCGGGCGAGACGATGCCGACCTCGAGCAGTTCGTGGGTGGCACCGGTGGACATCATCAAGATGCGCTCACGCGGGACGATCTTGCCGTCCACCACGCGGACATAGGTCACCACACCCCGGTAGATGTCGTAGACCGAGTCGAAGATCATCGCGCGGGTCGGGGCGTCGGCGTCGCCCTGCGGCGGGGGCACCTCACGCACCAGGTGATCGAGCAGGTCGGCCACGCCCTCCCCGGTCTTGCCGGACACCCGCAGCACATCACCGGGTTCGCAGCCGATGATGTGCGCGATCTCGCCCGCGTAGCGGTCCGGATCGGCGGCGGGCAGGTCGATCTTGTTGAGCACCGGGATGATGTGCAGGTCGCGGTCCAGCGCCAGGTAGAGGTTCGCCAGCGTCTGCGCCTCGATGCCCTGGGCCGCGTCGACCAGCAGCACCGCACCCTCGCAGGCTTCCAGCGCGCGGGACACCTCGTAGGTGAAGTCGACGTGGCCCGGCGTGTCGATCAGATGCAGCACGAACTGTTCGTCGCCGACTTTCCAGGGCAGCCGCACGTTCTGGGCCTTGATGGTGATGCCGCGCTCGCGCTCGATGTCCATCCGGTCCAGGTACTGCGCGCGCATCGACCGCTCGTCGACGACGCCGGTGAGCTGAAGCATCCGGTCCGCCAGCGTCGACTTGCCGTGGTCGATGTGGGCAATGATGCAGAAATTCCGAATCTGCGCCGGCGCGGTGAAGGTCTGGTCGGCGAAACTGCTGATGGGAATCTCCTGGTCGGCTGTGCATCACTACTGCGTCAAGCGGCGGTTTGCGCGCACGTCCAGGGTATCTATGACCCGCCGCACAGACACATTCGGACACAGTCGCTCACCGCTGGTCGCGTCTATGCTGCGAATATGGCGTCGACCGGGAAATCGGGATGGAAGACGTTCCAGCGCATTGCCGAAAATCTGGTCGTCAACACGGCTCCGCGGCTGGCCCGGCACGTGCAGACCTCGCAGGTCGTGTTGCGGGAGCTGCAGCACGCCGTGAAGATCACCGCGAACGTCATAGCCGCGGCCACCCCGCCGCCGCCCGCCGCGATCGCGGAGGGCCGCCCGGTGACCAGCGCCAGCTTTCCCACCGCGCAACGGGCCCGCAAGGTGGTGTACGCCCCCAACCTCGACGGCCGGGCAGACCCCGGCGAGATCGTGTGGACGTGGGTGGTCTACGAGGACGATCCGACCCGCGGCAAGGACCGCCCAGTGCTGGTCGTCGGCCGGGACCGCAGCATCCTGTTGGGCCTGATGCTGTCCAGCCAGGAACGGCACAAGTCCGATCGGGACTGGGTCGGGATCGGCGCCGGGGACTGGGATTACGAAGGCAGGCCCAGCTGGGTCCGGCTGGACCGAGTACTCGACGTTCCCGAAGAGGGCATTCGCCGCGAGGGCGCGATCCTGGAACGCAAAATTTTCGATGTGGTGGCCGCGCGGTTACGCGCCGACTATTCGTGGGGCTAGTCCACGCCTAGCCCTGGGTGATGTAGGAGTGCAGCTGCTCCTGCTCGGCCTCGAGCTGTTCCATCCGGGTCTTGACCACGTCGCCGATGCTGACGATGCCGATGAGCTTCTTACCGTCGAGCACCGGCACGTGACGCACCCGGTTGGTGGTCATCAGCACACTGATGGCGTCGACCGTGTCGGTCTTGCCGCAGGTGGCCACCATGGTGGTCATGATCTTCGAGACCGGCCGGGACAGCACACTGGCGCCGTGAGTGTGCAGCTGACGCACAACGTCGCGCTCCGAGACGATCCCGACGACACCCTCGTCGCCCACCACCACCATGGCGCCGATGTTCTGTTCGGCCAGACCGGCGAGCAGCTCGGCGACCGTGGCCTCAGCGTTGATCGTCGTCACCGCCGCACCCTTGTTTCGCAAGACGTCCGCGATCCGCATCAAGCCCTCCAGCACGTTGTGATCTGCTTCACACAGGCTACGGCCAACTCGCGCGGCGGGAAAGATAACGCCCGAAACCGCAACCAAAAAGGCCCCATACCATGACGTTCGCGGTCGAGATTCGCCCCCGGTGGGGTGAGTTCGTCGCCCTCGGCGGCGTGTCCCATCAGCCGAATCGACCGCCACGCGGCCCGCGGCTTGCAAGGATTGTGAGCATGATCGAGATCACCCTGCTTGGTACCGGCAGCCCGATACCCGACCCCAACCGCGCCGGCCCCTCGACCCTGGTGCGGGCCGGTGGACAGGTCTTCCTGGTGGACTGCGGCCGGGGTGTGCTGCAGCGGTCCGCGGCGGTGGGCGTCGGCGCCGCCGGCCTGTCGGCGCTACTGCTCACCCACCTGCACAGCGACCACATCGCCGAACTCGGCGACCTGCTGATCACGCGGTGGATCAGCACCTTCGACCCCGACCCGGCGCCGCTGCCGATCATCGGCCCGCCGGGCACCGCGGAGACCGTCGACGCGATGCTCAACGCGTTCAGCCGCGACATCGGATACCGGCTCGCCCATCACGCCGATCTGAACGCGCCGCCGGCCATCGAGGTCCACGAATACACCGACGGCCCGGTGTGGGACCGCGACGGCGTGTCGATCCGGGTAGCCCCGACCGATCACCGCCCGGTGGCACCCACCATCGGGTTCCGGATCGAATCCGGCGGTGCCTCAGTGGTATTGGCCGGGGACACGGTGCCCTGCGCCACCCTGGACGAACTGGCCTCCGGCGCAGATGCGCTGGTGCACACAGTGATTCGCAAGGACATCGTTTTGAGCATCCCGCAGCAACGGTTGCAGGACATCTGCGATTACCACTCATCGGTCGAGCAAGCCGCCGCAACCGCGGCCCGCGCAGGGGTGGGCACGCTGGTCATGACGCACTACGTGCCGCCACTGG from Mycobacterium shigaense includes these protein-coding regions:
- a CDS encoding CBS domain-containing protein, which encodes MRIADVLRNKGAAVTTINAEATVAELLAGLAEQNIGAMVVVGDEGVVGIVSERDVVRQLHTHGASVLSRPVSKIMTTMVATCGKTDTVDAISVLMTTNRVRHVPVLDGKKLIGIVSIGDVVKTRMEQLEAEQEQLHSYITQG
- a CDS encoding ribonuclease Z; translation: MIEITLLGTGSPIPDPNRAGPSTLVRAGGQVFLVDCGRGVLQRSAAVGVGAAGLSALLLTHLHSDHIAELGDLLITRWISTFDPDPAPLPIIGPPGTAETVDAMLNAFSRDIGYRLAHHADLNAPPAIEVHEYTDGPVWDRDGVSIRVAPTDHRPVAPTIGFRIESGGASVVLAGDTVPCATLDELASGADALVHTVIRKDIVLSIPQQRLQDICDYHSSVEQAAATAARAGVGTLVMTHYVPPLAPGQEEQWRALAASEFGGRIELGNDLHRVEVSAPTAS
- the lepA gene encoding translation elongation factor 4, translating into MPISSFADQTFTAPAQIRNFCIIAHIDHGKSTLADRMLQLTGVVDERSMRAQYLDRMDIERERGITIKAQNVRLPWKVGDEQFVLHLIDTPGHVDFTYEVSRALEACEGAVLLVDAAQGIEAQTLANLYLALDRDLHIIPVLNKIDLPAADPDRYAGEIAHIIGCEPGDVLRVSGKTGEGVADLLDHLVREVPPPQGDADAPTRAMIFDSVYDIYRGVVTYVRVVDGKIVPRERILMMSTGATHELLEVGIVSPEPKPSAGLGVGEVGYLITGVKDVRQSKVGDTVTTARHGAKEALTGYREPKPMVYSGLYPVDGSDYPDLRDALDKLQLNDAALTYEPETSVALGFGFRCGFLGLLHMEITRERLEREFDLDLISTSPNVVYRVIKEDGSEIVVTNPSDWPEGKIRSVFEPVVKTTVIAPSEFVGTIMELCQSRRGELGGMDYLSPERVELRYTMPLGEIIFDFFDSLKSRTRGYASLDYEEAGEQEADLVKVDILLQGEAVDAFSAIVHKDAASAYGNKMTTKLKELIPRQQFEVPVQAAIGSKIIARENIRAIRKDVLSKCYGGDITRKRKLLEKQKEGKKRMKTIGRVDVPQEAFVAALSTDSAGDKGKK
- a CDS encoding type II toxin-antitoxin system PemK/MazF family toxin, with amino-acid sequence MASTGKSGWKTFQRIAENLVVNTAPRLARHVQTSQVVLRELQHAVKITANVIAAATPPPPAAIAEGRPVTSASFPTAQRARKVVYAPNLDGRADPGEIVWTWVVYEDDPTRGKDRPVLVVGRDRSILLGLMLSSQERHKSDRDWVGIGAGDWDYEGRPSWVRLDRVLDVPEEGIRREGAILERKIFDVVAARLRADYSWG